The nucleotide sequence CAGCTCTTCTCGATACGCTCACTTTTCAAATCAAATTCCAATCCCCATAAGAAGATTGCCATCATCATCGGGTTCACGATCCTCGGCAGAATGTCGGCAATGAGGTTTATCGCTCACGGTTGTTCCCAAAAACAAACTTCCTCAATCCTCGCAGATATACTCGACCTAGTCGGTCAGTGATTAACCGATCGAACCACCACAGCAATCCCATTAGCCTTGATCAGCCGCTTCCCGATGACTTACAGCCGCTTGTGTCAGGCAGACAGGTTTGCCTCATGAGCTGGATCTTACCAACCTGCTCTGAGAAACCATATTTTTGATAAAAAGCAAACATTTCCGGTAAGCAGTAGAGCTCAAAATGCTGAACTTTAGAAAGTGCGGGATGGTTTTGAATTAATTTCATCAACCTATCACCAAGTCCCAGCTTTCTTGAGCTTTTGGAAACTATAACGTCAAAGATTAGTGCTTTAAACGTATAGTCAGTCAATATCCTAGCAAAACCAATAAGGCTCTCAGCTTCATCAACTAAACCGATGCAGATTTGAGAGCCTTCAATACAACTTTTTGTTTCCTCTATAGTTCTTGACTCCGTCCACCACTCTTGCCTGTAGAGTTGGTGTAACTCAGAGATCTGACTATCCGTTAGTTTATATACGACATGCATTGTTAGGAGACTACCTCCAAATAAGCTACCCGCCAAATTGGCAGAATTGTGACATCCCTTTTCGGGATGGTTTTCGATCGTGACCAGAACAGCAAAACCTTTTCAGGTTGTTGCTTCAAGCGCTTAACACCCTTGGGATAGATTTTCTCGATCGAGCGCAATCAAAACCGGGAGAAGGACTACATCACAGTAGTTTTAAATCTCCTCAAAACCGGGGAGACACCTCACCCAACGAATACAATGATTGCCTAGCCGATAGCCCTTGGCTGCTGGGAATTAGAGCTTATTGGCACGGAGGACAACTCATACCCTGCGATTGATGCAGTAAGCCCATATCCCCCTCCGTTGCGAAATAATCTCACTTTAGTCTAATGCCATATAACTGTGCTGAGCTATCGATGATTGCAACGATCGTCGATAAACAATAGAACGGTCTTACAACTTCATTTTTTATGTCGTATTTTGAAATATAGTAATATACTATACTACTCTCGTTAAATATTGTTGGGATATCCGGTGATTTTGCATAACGTCATATGACAACATACGACGTATCGCTCCACATCGTCGGATGACAACATACGACAAACAGTTCTCTGTGACCACAAATTCACTGCTATGGCAAAACAAATCATCATCGCCATTATTGCCAACGCTGGTGGGGTTGGTAAAACAACGATATCAACTCATATTGCTTATGGCCTTGGGCAGAAAGGGCTTTCTGTGGGATTGATTGATTTAGACCCACAACGCGCCTTAGATGTTTTTTGTGGATTGCCACCGGCCCAAGCAAAAGAGTCGATCGTTGAGGTATTAGCCAAAGACTTCAAAGGTAAATGGCCCATGTTTCCGGCTTGGGGGCACTTAAATATTGAAGTCTGTCCAGGGCACCCGAGCATGGCACAAATTGCCGATGACCTCGTGATTCGGCGACGGGGGGAGTATACATTGACTGATCGCTTAACGAATTACCCGCTGAAGCATGATGTAGTAATTCTGGACTGTCCAGCTACCCTCGGGAAGATTTGCGAAAACGCGATCGCCGCCGCGACCCACTTACTCGTCCCAATTCAACTGGAAATGAAATCAGTCTCTGGGGTGGCAGACTTGATTCAATGGGCTTTAGCCATTGGCGAAGACCTACAGCTCGATCCAGCACCACCAATTTTGGGACTGGTGCCGAGCCTCTATAACCATAAAAAAGCCATTCATCGCCTTTACTTAGAACAATTACCCGATGTTGCAGCGGACTTAGGTATCCCAGTTTATCCAGCCATTCGGGACTCCGCTGAGTTCAAAAATTGTAGTGCCAATGGCGAACCATTACAGCGCTATCGCCCGAACCACCCAGCGGCCAAAGATTTTGATCACATCATTAATGATGTCGTGAAATTAGCGAAGAAAAAGAAATAAGCATCAACGCCCGAAAACTGTAGCTTGATTAATGAGGTTCTCATGCCACGTATTCCTTCAATTAAAGAGCGATTCAATCCCACCGTACAAATTTCTCAGCAAGCTAAGCAAATTACGGAGCTTCAAGCTGAGATCGAGCAACTGCGTAATGCCGAGTCCCCAGAACTTGAGCAGCAAATGGCCGTACTCCGCGACCAGCTGAAGGAACATGGCGGAGAAATGGAAGTATCCGTTAAGCATATTGATCCGAATCCCACGCAACCACGTCAGACCATTCCTGAATCTAGCATTCAAGCCATGGCCCGAACATTGGCGAAAGACGGACAAATCACCCCGATTATTCTGGTTCCTAAAGGCAAACGCTATCTGATCTGGGATGGCCAACGCCGCTGGGAAGGCGCAAGCCGATTAGAGTGGAAGAAAATTCGGGCAGTGATTGCCCCCATGCCAGAAAATTTACACCGCAATTCACTCCTGACCTTTATCCACCACGAAGACTTAAATCCCCTGGATAAAGCCGAAGCGATCGTCAAGGAAGTTGCGAATTCGGTCATAGAACTGGAGAAAGAAGCAATTCCCACGGTGCTTTCAACCGTCCTACGTCGCCTCGATCGACAACAAAAATCCAGCCAGTTGAGCGCACTGGTTGGACTTGATGCCGCCGAACAGCACTTAGGACTGAACCAACTTGATCTGAGTGAAGAAGAATTTGGCATCCTGGAAGTTTTACTGGATTTAGGACTCAATCCTGGCTCAGTAAAAGCCAATCTTCTGTCGATGCTGTCACTGCCGCTTGACCTAAAAGAAGCAATTCGCAAACAGGGACTCAAGGCAGCTCACGCATTAGCGCTGGCTGTACTGACGAGTAAAACGCTGAAGATTAGCGATCGTGAAGCCAACCGGGAACGTATGGGGGCAACTG is from Romeriopsis navalis LEGE 11480 and encodes:
- a CDS encoding ParA family protein, which codes for MAKQIIIAIIANAGGVGKTTISTHIAYGLGQKGLSVGLIDLDPQRALDVFCGLPPAQAKESIVEVLAKDFKGKWPMFPAWGHLNIEVCPGHPSMAQIADDLVIRRRGEYTLTDRLTNYPLKHDVVILDCPATLGKICENAIAAATHLLVPIQLEMKSVSGVADLIQWALAIGEDLQLDPAPPILGLVPSLYNHKKAIHRLYLEQLPDVAADLGIPVYPAIRDSAEFKNCSANGEPLQRYRPNHPAAKDFDHIINDVVKLAKKKK
- a CDS encoding ParB/RepB/Spo0J family partition protein encodes the protein MPRIPSIKERFNPTVQISQQAKQITELQAEIEQLRNAESPELEQQMAVLRDQLKEHGGEMEVSVKHIDPNPTQPRQTIPESSIQAMARTLAKDGQITPIILVPKGKRYLIWDGQRRWEGASRLEWKKIRAVIAPMPENLHRNSLLTFIHHEDLNPLDKAEAIVKEVANSVIELEKEAIPTVLSTVLRRLDRQQKSSQLSALVGLDAAEQHLGLNQLDLSEEEFGILEVLLDLGLNPGSVKANLLSMLSLPLDLKEAIRKQGLKAAHALALAVLTSKTLKISDREANRERMGATEHVITQEMTVAQTRELVAKIKAKFLKTESPQTKQIEQVTRNLERLSIEALEAASPEQLTDLKKLLQKQLKQVKSLVD
- a CDS encoding GNAT family N-acetyltransferase produces the protein MHVVYKLTDSQISELHQLYRQEWWTESRTIEETKSCIEGSQICIGLVDEAESLIGFARILTDYTFKALIFDVIVSKSSRKLGLGDRLMKLIQNHPALSKVQHFELYCLPEMFAFYQKYGFSEQVGKIQLMRQTCLPDTSGCKSSGSG